The Vallitalea longa genomic sequence GGTAATTTCCCTGAATGATGGAGAAATTGGATTACTTAGAAATGATCATATTAATGGATTAGTAAAGATAACGATTATATTTATTGTTGTATTAATATTAGGTTTGGTCATTACCTATTTACAGACAATATTACTTAATTACACAGGGCAAAAGATAATCTATAATATAAGGAATGATGTATTTACCCATATACAAAATTTATCGATACAATTTTTTAATAATAATCCGGTAGGAAAATTAGTGACTAGAGTAACTAACGATACGGAAACTCTGAATGAGATGTATACCAGTGTTATAGTTAACTCTGTAAAGAGTGTTTTAATGCTTACTGGTATATCTGTTATGATGTTCATACTTGAATGGAGGTTGACTTTAGCAATATTCCTAGTTATACCTTTATTAATAATTTCAACTATGTTATTCAGACATTTTTCAAGAAAAGCTTATCGTGAAGTCAGGACTAAAGTGGCAGCAATCAATGCATTTTTATCAGAACATATATCAGGCATGAGAATCGTACAGATATTCTCTCAAGAAAAAAGAAAAATGAACGAATTCAAAAAAGCTAATGGAGAATTAAAGAACGCTAATATGAAACAACTGATAGTTTTTGGTGTTTACAGACCTTCTATGTATTTGATATATGTAATAGGATTGGCGATTGTTTTGACTTATGGTGGTAATATGGTTATAAAAGGTACCATGTCAATAGGAAAACTTATTATCTTCATACAGTATATATCCAACTTTTTTGACCCTATACAACAGTTGGCAGAGCAGTTCAATATTCTACAATCTGCTATGGCTTCTTCAGAAAAAATCTTTACATTGTTGGACGAAGACTCTATTATAGATAATAAAGAAGATTCTATTAAGTTAGATAAAATTAATGGAAACATAGAATTCAAGAATGTTTGGTTTGCCTATAATGAAGGTGAATGGGTACTGAAAGATGTATCATTTAGAGTTAGTCCTGGGGAAACAGTAGCATTTGTAGGGGCTACGGGAGCAGGAAAAACGTCAATACTTAATCTCATAAGCAGATATTATGATATCCAAAAAGGTGAAATACTAATCGATGGGTATAACGTAAAAGATTTAGACCTAAAATGCTTAAGGTCAAGTATAGGACAGATGCTTCAAGATGTATTTCTGTTTACTGGGAATATAAATAGTAATGTTAGATTGAAAAATAATGAAATAACTGACGGAAAGATTAAAAAAGCTTCTAAATATGTAAATGCAGATAAATTCATACAGAAATTACCAGATAAGTACAATGAGAAAGTATACGAGAGAGGGGCTACTTTTTCATCAGGACAAAGGCAGTTGTTGTCATTTGCAAGAACTCTTGCATTCAGCCCATCAATACTGATATTGGATGAGGCAACAGCCAATATTGATACTGAAACGGAACTGCTCATACAGGATGCATTGTATAAATTAATGGAAGGAAGGACAACTCTTGTAGTTGCACATAGATTATCCACTATACAACATGCAGACAAAATAATAGTTCTTCATAAAGGAAGAGTTAGAGAAATAGGTAATCACCAGGAATTATTGGCAAAAAAAGGCATATATCACAATTTATATGAATTGCAATATCAGGAGATTAATTAGTATAATATAAGATATGAAGGTGGAAGGTGTTAATAGAAGATTACAGAAGGAATGATTATGGATGTTTGATATAGAAGAAGAATTGAAAAAACTACCCATGAAACCGGGAGTTTACTTGATGAAGGATATATATGGGAATATTATATATGTTGGTAAAGCGATAAAACTTAGAAACAGGGTCAGACAATATTTTCGTAAGTCAACCAATCATTCTAGTAAAATTAAAAAAATGGTTACCATGATAAAGTCATTTGAGTATATAGTGACAGATTCTGAACTGGAAGCCCTTATTCTAGAGTGTAATCTAATCAAAAAACATAGACCCAAATATAATACGTTACTTAAGGATGATAAATCATATCCATATATAAAAGTAACTGTCAACGAGAAATATCCTAGAATCATTTATGCACGAAAGCTTAAAAAAGATAAAGCTAAATATTTCGGACCTTATACCAATGTAAAAGGTGCAAAAGATACTATTGAAGTAATTACCAAGATATGGAAGATAAGGACTTGCAATAAAAACCTACCAAAAGAAATAGGGAAGAGCAGACCTTGTCTCAATTACCATATCAATAAATGTCATGCTCCTTGTCAAGATTATATCAACGAACAGGAATATAGGAAATTGATAGCAGAAATATTGGAATTCCTCAACGGTAAATACGATAAAGTCATAAACATATTAAAAGATAAAATGGAAAAAGCAGCTGAAGAATTAGACTTCGAAAAAGCAGCGGAATATAGAGATCATATGGCAAGTGTTAATAGTATTGCATGTAAACAAAAGATCATAAATGCTTCAATGGAAGATCAAGATGTAATTGCTTTTGCAAAAGCTCATGACGAAGCATTGGTTCAAGTATATTTTGTTAGAAACGGCAAATTAATAGGTAGAGAACATTTTCACCTTGATGGAGTGGAAGAACTACATAGACGTCAAGTGATGACAGAATTCGTTAAGCAATTTTATTCAGGAACTCCATTCATACCGAAAGAAATCATCCTCCAAGAGGATATAGACGAAGCTAATATAATCAATGCTTGGCTGTCCAGTAAAAAAGGACAGAAAGTCTATATAAAAGTTCCACAAAAAGGTGAAAAACATAAACTGGTGGAATTGGCAGCCAACAATGCTTTACTTACCTTCGAGCAATTTGGTGAAAAAATGCGAAAAGAAGACATGAGAACTAAAGGTGCTGTAAAAGAAATTGTGGATATACTTGGTATTGATGATGAAGTCAAGAGATTAGAGGCATATGATATATCTAATATACATGGTTTCGAATCAGTCGGGTCCATGGTTGTCTTTGAAGACGGTAAGCCAAAGAGAAGCGATTATAGAAAATTCCGTATAAAATCAGTAAAAGGTCCTGATGATTATAAAAGCATGGAAGAAGTCTTGACAAGAAGATTTACCCATGCCCTAGAAGAGCAAAAAGAGATGCTTATAAAAAAACAAGACCTGAGTCTAGGAAAATTCACGAGATTACCTAACCTAATACTTATGGATGGAGGAAAAGGTCAAGTCAATATCGCTTTGAAGGTTTTAGATGCAATGGGTCTATCCATACCTGTTTGTGGAATGGTAAAAGATGATAAGCATAGGACAAGAGGAATCTTTTATAATAACATAGAGTATAATATTGACAAGGACAGCGAAGGTTTTAAACTTATAACAAGAATTCAAGATGAAGCGCATAGATTTGCTATAGAATATCATAGAAAATTAAGAAGTAAAAATGCTATTCAATCTATATTGGATGACATTGAAGGTATTGGTCCGAAGCGGAGGGTGAATCTGATTAAGTACTTTGGTTCGGTTGAAAAGATAAAAGAAACGACTGTTGATGAATTGGAAAAAGTTGAAGGTATAAATAGAAAAGTCGCTCAGACCATATATGATTTTTTCCATAATTAGATTAACCAAACTGATTTATAACTTTAATTAATTCATTGATAAAAAAATATAATGATAAATATTTTATAATATGCTAAAATATTAAAAAGATAGCTTAGGAGGCATTCTTATGTACACAGTGAAATTGACTAAATTAGTTGATAAGATGAAACTTAAAAATTTAACTCCAGAAGTAGATATTGAAAACATCGTAATTAATCATTCTGATATTAATAGACCCGCTTTACAGTTAGCAGGATTTTTTGATTATTTTGATTCAGAACGTGTTCAGATCATAGGTAAAGTAGAAGTGACTTACTTAGAGAAAATGGATAAGGAAGCAAGAAAAGAAGTACTGAATACCTTATTTTCAAGAAAGATACCTTGCTTGATATTATCAAGAGAATTAGAACCCTTTGACGATATGTTAGAAATGGCTATAGCCAATAATGTACCTATACTACAGACCAAAAAGACTACTTCAGCTTTTATGGCTGAAATAATAAGATGGTTAAGTGTACAATTGGCACCTAGAATATCAATACATGGTGTATTGGTAGATGTTTACGGCGAAGGTGTATTGATAATGGGTGAAAGTGGAATTGGAAAAAGCGAGTCTGCCCTTGAACTCATAAAAAGAGGTCACCGTCTAGTTGCAGATGATGTTGTAGAAATAAAGAAAGTATCAGAACAAACACTATTAGGCTCATCACCAGATATAATCAGACACTTCATAGAGCTTAGAGGTATTGGTATAATTGATGTGAAGACCTTATTTGGTGTTGAATCAGTGAAGAAAATTCAAAACATAGATTTGGTAATTAAATTGGAACTATGGAATCCTGAAAAAGAATACGATAGGTTAGGCTTGAAAGAAGAATATATAGAGATTCTAGGAAACAAAGTAATATGTCACTCTATACCTATACGTCCAGGAAGAAATATTGCTATCATTGTAGAGTCAGCAGCTATAAACCATAGACAGAAACAAATGGGGTATAATGCTGCAAGTGATTTGGTTAATAGGGTAAGCGGTAATTTAAAACGCAGAAATGAAGAAAGAGATATAAAAAGATAATAATTTAAGGAGGACTACATGTATAACATTGGAATTGATTTAGGAGGAACAAATATAGCAGCCGCGATAGTTGCAGAAGATGGTACAATTATTAGAAAAGGTTCTACACCAACACTTAGGGAAAGGGAATATCAACCTATTCTAAAAGATATGGCAATGTTAGCCTTAAAACTAATTGAAGAAGAAGGAATAAATCTTGAAGACATACATTCCATAGGTGTAGGGAGTCCTGGAACACCAGACCCAGAAAACGGTATTATCGTGTATACCAATAATTTGAATTTCAAGAACACACCAATTAGAGATGAAATAAGAAAGTATATCGACAAACCGGTATACCTTGGAAATGATGCTAATGTTGCAGCTCTAGGAGAATATGAATGTGGAGCTGGAGTAGGTTATAAGGACCTTGTAGCCATTACACTTGGTACAGGTGTAGGTAGCGGCGTCATAATTGATGAAAAAATTATAGACGGTAGTTTTAATGGCGGAGCAGAACTTGGACATGTATCTATTGATTTTAATGGAATAACATGTAGTTGCGGCAGAAAAGGTTGTTGGGAACAATATTCATCAGCTACAGCTTTGATAAGAGATGCAAAAGAAGCAGCAGCCCAAAATACTGACTCTCTACTTTATAAGATGGTAGATGGGGACTTAGATAAGATGAATGCTAAAATTCCTTTTGATGCTGCACAAGCAGGAGATGAAGTTGCAGGTGCTGTAATAGATAATTATGTCAAACTTCTAGCAGTTGGAATCGTTAATGTTATCAATATATTCCAACCAGAAATTATTGTTCTAGGTGGTGGAGTATCAGCTCAAGGAGATAATCTGATTAAACCATTGAAAAAAGAAATAATCAATGAAATATATGGTGGAGAAGAAGCATTCAAAACCAAGGTTCAAGTAGCCAAATTAGGTAACGATGCTGGAATTATAGGTGCTGCTATGTTATATAGAGCTTATGAAAAATAAAAATATAGGAGCTTCTTCTATCTTTTTATTCTACAAAAACAAACTTCTAAGTTTTTATTTACCTGTATTAAATAAAAAGTGAAAAAGTTGAGTTAATTATTAAGGACTTTAGTATATTAATTATATTAAAGTCTTTAAAATTATTGAATTGATTTTGATAATCTTTTTCAATAAATTACTTTTTATTATTGACAATGATTATCATTTTTGATATTATAGACTTATAAATGAATACCATGTCTTATTATGTTAGAGCATTGTAATATGGTATAAACGAATTGAAATATCCATTAATAAATAAGGGAAGTGAATATTATGATTTTATCGAAAGCAAAGTTAAATAAAGAATATACAGTAAATTCAATATCAGGGAAAGATGATATGGTAAGATTCCTTTTTTCTTTAGGATGTTATGAAGGTGAAAAAGTAACTATTATTTCAAAAGTTGCAACAAATTACATTATTAATATAAAAGATAGTCGTTATGGTATTGACGAACAGTTAGCTAAGATAATTCAAGTTGCTTAATTTTAACATAATATAATTAAATACAGAATATTAGGGGTTGTTATCTATTTAAGCGGACTAATGTTATCATTTGATGAGAATGATAATCAATATTATAAAATAAAAGGGAAAAAGGTGGTATAATATGAAAATTGCATTAACAGGGAATCCTAATAGTGGGAAAACGACAATGTTTAATGCGTTAACGGGAAAAATTGAGCATGTCGGCAACTGGGCTGGTGTTACAGTTGAAAAGAAAGTTGCAAAATTGAAGAGTAATCTTAAGAGTAATAAGTCAGAAGAAGTTATGGTTGTAGACTTACCAGGTGCTTATTCAATGAGTCCATTTACATCAGAAGAAAGTATAACAAGTGATTTTGTTAAAGAAGAGAATCCAGACGTTATTATTAATGTTGTTGATGCTTCTAATCTAAATAGAAGTTTGTTTTTCACAACACAACTTTTGGAATTAGGCATTCCTGTTGTTGTAGCTCTTAATAAATATGATATGGTTAAGAGAAGTGGTCTTATCATAGATGTACCACGATTAAAAAACCTATTGAATTGTCAAGTAATAGAAACTTCAGCATTAAAAGAGTCAGGACTTAAAGAATTAGCTACCTCCGCTATAGAGTATGGTAAAAGAAAAGGCGGTCAAGTGGCTCCAAAAATAGTTGAAGATGATTTTGAAATAAAGAATAAAGCAGATGCAGAAAAATCCGATAAAATGAGATTTAATTTTGTTAATGCGATAACCAAAAAGGTTGAAGTTAGAAAAGTGAAATCTAGCAATGTGACTATAGCTGATAAAGCAGATCGTATTATCGCTCATAAATGGTTAGGTATTCCAATATTTGGATTGATTTTATGGGCAGTATTTTACATATCTCAGACTTGGCTTGGACCGTTGTTAGCTGGATATCTAGAAACAGGAATAGAAATGCTGTCGAATACGGTTTCAGGTGCACTGGAAAGTGCAGGTACTAATGATTTCTTGAATGCATTAATTGTTGATGGTATTATTGGCGGTGTTGGTGCCGTAATAGGTTTCTTACCATTAATCATGGTTCTATTTTTCTTACTCTCATTATTAGAAGATTGTGGTTATATGGCACGTGTTGCTGTTGTAATGGATAGATTCTTCAAAAAGATCGGACTTTCAGGGAAGTCGATTATACCTATGGTAGTAGGATATGGTTGTGCAATACCTGGAGTTATGGCAACAAGAACAATTAAGAGTGAAAGACAGAAAAGAATGACAGCGATGTTGACTCCTTTCATTCCTTGCGGTGCGAAAGCCCCTATTATCGGATTGTTTGTAGCAGTTTTCTTTCCAAAAGCATCATATATGGCTCCAATAACATATTTTGTAGCGATTACATTAATTATTCTTGTGGGATTATTAGTTAAGAGAATAACAAAAGCTGAAACAGAAGTTAATTATTTTATGATTGAATTACCAGAATACCGCTTACCAAGTATCAAAAGAGCTATACTTTCAATGCTAGACCGTGCTAAAGGATTTATTGTGAAAGCTGGTACAATTATCTTAGTATGTAATGCGGCAGTATTTATTTTACAATCTTTTGATTTTAGTTTAAAATTAGTAGGAGACGAAGGAGTAAGTTCGAGTATGTTAGCAACCATTGCTAAACCGGCAGCCTTCTTATTTATTCCATTAGGATTCGGAATATGGCAATTTGCAGCAGCTGCAGTAACAGGCTTTATAGCCAAAGAGAATGTAGTTGCAACACTTGCAGTTTGTTTTGCATTATTTGGTGATAATGCTGAGGCAGCGCTTAGTACACCAGGTAGTGATAATGTACTTATTGCAGCTGGTGGATTAACAGCAGTAAGTGCATTAGCTTATATGTTCTTTAACTTATTCACACCACCTTGTTTTGCAGCCATTGGTGCAATGAATGCTGAAATGGGGTCTAAAAAATGGCTATGGGGAGCAATAGGAATACAATTTGGAGTAGGATATACTTTAGCTCTATTAGTCAATCAAATTGGTTCACTTATAGTATACGGTAAACCTGCAGAAGGTTTCGTGGCATCAATAATAATTTTAATAGCTGTAGTTATATTGTTGATTACACTAATCAAGAGAAACAAATATGAAGGAGTAGAAGGCATTAACCAAAGCCGACAACAAAAGGAGATAGCTTAGATGGGAAATTTTATTGCTGCCTTTATTATCATTCTTTTAGTAGGATTGGCTATTTATAAAATGTACAAAGACAAAAAAGCGGGGAAAAAGTGCAGTGGATGTAGTAATTGTCCTGCACAGTATAACTGTCAATCTAAAAAATAACAAATATGATAAGATTCTAATAATTATTTTAATAATAAAATTAAATATAAAATTGCTCTTTATAAATAATTGAAACTGATTTTCATAATTTTGTTCTATTATTTTTAAAGAGCTTTTTTTAATGCATAATGACTTTTTAGAGTAACTTTAATTTTATTTAAAAAAAATATTACTTATTCATGATATAATCTCATCTTTGACATTCCATTAATAGGTTTTGTAGAGGTTTTATGTAGTTACAAGTGTCAAATTCCAGAGTTGACAGCCAAATACCAAAGACATATTGTAAATCATGTTGTTATATATTATAATATAACAAATAATATATGATAATATTTTTACGATTACTTATATTATGTAATATTTTGACAAAAGTATAAATTATAAAAAATGATGTTAGTATTTATTTATAATTTGTCCTAAAAAAATGAAAGGAAAAAAATAAATTGAAAAAAATATTACCTATAAATGTAACTCATGGTGTCACTTCTGAATGTTGGAATTCTATTAGACTTTCAGCTATAATGTCAGATGAAAAATACTTACCATGGTACATAGAAAAATTTAATAATTATTTAGTAAGTAGCGGTGATTGCAAATACGAAATACTTCATAACCAATTTGGTTCAACAGAATTTATATGTTACTATGATGAAGTCATTATTTTTGAAAATATAATTGATAAAAGTAATATTGTTAATAAAATGATTAATTTAATAGATAAAAACAGATATATAACATTATATTGTGATAGATTTTATATTAAAGGATCAAAAGAATACAACAAAAAGCATTATATGCACGAAATAATGATATATGGATTTGATACTAATTTAAAGGAATTTAATATTATAGATTTAAATCTAAATGGTAAAGTGTTGAACCAGTCAAGATTAAGTTTTGATAATATAGAGTGTGCATTTTATAGTGCAATAGAAGACATTAAAAAAAATATTGACAATAATATATGGTTGTATCGAATAAATATGCCTGCAAGTGCATTTTATTTAAATGAAAATTTTAATAGAAAACCAAGATTAGAATTATTTTATGATTCTATAAATAACTGTCTAAAAGGGGGAGAAGCACTAATTCGTACTCCTAGGGATGGTCAAGTAAGATATAATACTATTAGATATGGGGTTTCAATATATAAGAGTTTTTATGAAGATTTATATAATGTACTTGCTTATGACAAGAATATACTAAAGGATAGACCAAATATCTTAATTAGATTCAAAACTTTAATAGAGAATAAATATGCGCTTATTTTTAAAATAAATTATCTTAATGAAGAGAGACTTACAGCAATTCCTAATTCTCTAATCGATAAGATTAAAGAACTAGCGAACAAATTAGAGATTATATTTTCTATGATGACAAAATATTCTATAAAACCTAATAAGGATTTGTTAAATAGAATGAATTATTCATTCCGTGAAGCAGAAGAATTAGATATACTAATTTTGTCTAGAATTAAAAAATTGTTACAAAATTATATGATACAAAGGATAATTTGAGTAAATTAGAATGATATTCTATTATATTAAAAGCTTCTAAATTAAACCTTGACTACAAGTCTAAAAATAGATAATGTTATTATGTAAAGAGTTTTGTTCTTATAATTGAACATGCTCTTTTTTTCTATAATTTTACTTAGTATCTATTATCATTAATATTTATAAGTATAGAGAAATTCTATTCTTAGCTACTTAATCACTTCTTTTATTTTATCTAATCCAAAATTGCAATATTAAAAAAGTAAATAAATGTTCATAGAGATTTTATAAAGTGAAATTGTATTTTTATAACTTAAGTATATAATTGCTTTATAGACTTGTCTTTTTAACAGTATTTTTGCTATATTCTAGTTTTAATGGTAATATAATCAATTCTTATTGTATTAAGAATATCTAGATAATACAAAAAAAAACGGTTTGGTCCATGTTAAGTAACTATAAAAATATGATATAATACCTTGAAAACATATAAAATTACATAATTATACAAAATAAGATTTATTAAAAATGTGTATAACAAAATAGTTTTAATTATTTGATGCTTTAGGTAGTTGGAACAATTGCATTAAAACCAAACGCATAGAAGGGGGCTTAACAATTAATTAATAGATTAAATGATGAAAACTAAACTTAAAATAGAACAAGAAAAAAACATTTTTAATATTTTCCAATATCCATATTTGCTATTACATTATATCATTAACAATAAATATTTAATATTAAGAGAGGGTTAATCATGGTAAATAATATACAGATTATATATTTTGAAGGAGATAATAGTTATCTTTCTTGGTGTAAAATCGGTTATACAGTTTCAAGTTTAAAAGAAATGGATGATACTCAAATTTTTGTTGATAATGTAAATATAAATAATATAAATGAATCAATTGAAAAAATTAAATGTAATAATCCATCCATCATAATTGTTTTTTTAAAGAGTAAAACTTATAACTTAGCAAAAAGTTTCATCAATACATACAAAAAAGATATTGCAAGTGTGTTTATTTGTGGTTGCCATACACTAGCTACTTCTTTTCCAAAAAAAATTTTAGAAGATAACAGTAATATTGATAGTGTAATTTTCGGTGAAGAAGATATTATAGCATATAATTTATGTAAAACATTATTTGCTAATGAATCTTTAGAAAATTGTAGTGGAATTGCATATAAAAATGGTAAAGAAGTAAAAGTAAATACACCATTTATTTCTAACTATAAAATGGATGATTTACCTTTTCCAGATAGATATGAATTTCCACATAATAAAAAATTCTTTCATATTCTAGGATCAAGAGGTTGTTTAGGTAATTGTTCATTTTGTAACATGAATGTATTGTATAAAAATAATATTATGTTAAGACAGAAATTCAGAAGTATTGATAATATTGTGACAGAAATAGATTATTTGGTTAATGAATTTGATTGCAAATACGTAGGGTTTTCTGATTCAACTTTTTGTGGTATTAAGGATAAATACAGTCCAATTTATAGATTAAAAGAGTTATATAATAGTTTGAGTTATAAAGAATATAATATTCAATTTTTTTTGAATATGAGAGCAGAGCAAATAACAGAAGAATCAATAATATGGTTAGAGAAATTAAATGAAATCGGATTAAGCATCATTTTTATCGGATTTGAATCTTTCAATAATAATGATCTGAAATTATATAATAAAATTGCTACATGTAAAGAAAACATTAATGCAGTAAGGCTAATTAATAAATCATTATTAAAAAATAAACATGGTTTTATGATAGATTTACAATATGGTTTCATAAATTTCAATCCTTACTCAACATTAGAAAATATAAAAGAAAATGTTAATTATTTAAGGAAATTTGAACTAAAATTAACCCCCAAAATTTTGTTAAGTAAAATTGCTGTTCATCATGGTACAGCAATACATAAAAGATTAGTTAAAGATAATTTATGTTCATCGGAAGTGAAATTTTACGATAGTACAATAGAATATAAATTTGTTGATAGTAAAGTTAATAGATTATACAATATCTTACATAATTTTTTTAAGGATATAGATTTTGGTAATTATGATCATTATAGTATTTTGTACAACAGATATATTAATTTATATGGTATAACAGATTTTATAGTTAGTTTAAATAAAACGTATAAACAATATTTAATATTGCAATCAGATTTTTGTTTTAATATATTCTGTGAAGCTATTCAAAATATAAATATAATAAATGAAAATAAATATGATTATAATTTTAATGAAAATATAACGTTTGAAAAATTAAAAAATAATAAAATGAAATTAGATAATAAATTAAATAGATTATATATTGAATTGGCACGTATTAATCAATTATCATATTTCTAATAAAGGAGCTGATAAAATGAATAATAATGTATCCTTTAATAGTTACATTGATAACTGCATGAACTATGATAAACAATTAATAATTTATTTTGATATAGATGGAACTTTAATAAATAATAATGGCGACTATAAAATATGTATAAATAAGATTAATAGACTAAAAAAAAGAGGCGTACTTATTAGTATAGCTACGGGTAGATCCTTTGTTGAAGCAAATAAGATTATAGAAGATATTAAACCTAATTTTCCTTGTATTTTATCAGATGGTAAAGTGATTTTTGATTACGAAAAGAAATATTATATGGATTGTGTATTTTTACCACTGAATGAATATCGT encodes the following:
- a CDS encoding ROK family protein: MYNIGIDLGGTNIAAAIVAEDGTIIRKGSTPTLREREYQPILKDMAMLALKLIEEEGINLEDIHSIGVGSPGTPDPENGIIVYTNNLNFKNTPIRDEIRKYIDKPVYLGNDANVAALGEYECGAGVGYKDLVAITLGTGVGSGVIIDEKIIDGSFNGGAELGHVSIDFNGITCSCGRKGCWEQYSSATALIRDAKEAAAQNTDSLLYKMVDGDLDKMNAKIPFDAAQAGDEVAGAVIDNYVKLLAVGIVNVINIFQPEIIVLGGGVSAQGDNLIKPLKKEIINEIYGGEEAFKTKVQVAKLGNDAGIIGAAMLYRAYEK
- a CDS encoding FeoA family protein — protein: MILSKAKLNKEYTVNSISGKDDMVRFLFSLGCYEGEKVTIISKVATNYIINIKDSRYGIDEQLAKIIQVA
- a CDS encoding ABC transporter ATP-binding protein codes for the protein MHDNEEVEIKKGYDKQLLKRLLAYAKPYMAWITVSLILLIGVVGADLVKPILVGNAVDDIITKYDTMYSIVDEDTEGAIKVKDVYLVSDEKNKYTEARKAGIIYDDAYEKPYFLISDIDISEISLLSNVQKVSSKDGKYYISYNNVKKEVISLNDGEIGLLRNDHINGLVKITIIFIVVLILGLVITYLQTILLNYTGQKIIYNIRNDVFTHIQNLSIQFFNNNPVGKLVTRVTNDTETLNEMYTSVIVNSVKSVLMLTGISVMMFILEWRLTLAIFLVIPLLIISTMLFRHFSRKAYREVRTKVAAINAFLSEHISGMRIVQIFSQEKRKMNEFKKANGELKNANMKQLIVFGVYRPSMYLIYVIGLAIVLTYGGNMVIKGTMSIGKLIIFIQYISNFFDPIQQLAEQFNILQSAMASSEKIFTLLDEDSIIDNKEDSIKLDKINGNIEFKNVWFAYNEGEWVLKDVSFRVSPGETVAFVGATGAGKTSILNLISRYYDIQKGEILIDGYNVKDLDLKCLRSSIGQMLQDVFLFTGNINSNVRLKNNEITDGKIKKASKYVNADKFIQKLPDKYNEKVYERGATFSSGQRQLLSFARTLAFSPSILILDEATANIDTETELLIQDALYKLMEGRTTLVVAHRLSTIQHADKIIVLHKGRVREIGNHQELLAKKGIYHNLYELQYQEIN
- the uvrC gene encoding excinuclease ABC subunit UvrC, yielding MFDIEEELKKLPMKPGVYLMKDIYGNIIYVGKAIKLRNRVRQYFRKSTNHSSKIKKMVTMIKSFEYIVTDSELEALILECNLIKKHRPKYNTLLKDDKSYPYIKVTVNEKYPRIIYARKLKKDKAKYFGPYTNVKGAKDTIEVITKIWKIRTCNKNLPKEIGKSRPCLNYHINKCHAPCQDYINEQEYRKLIAEILEFLNGKYDKVINILKDKMEKAAEELDFEKAAEYRDHMASVNSIACKQKIINASMEDQDVIAFAKAHDEALVQVYFVRNGKLIGREHFHLDGVEELHRRQVMTEFVKQFYSGTPFIPKEIILQEDIDEANIINAWLSSKKGQKVYIKVPQKGEKHKLVELAANNALLTFEQFGEKMRKEDMRTKGAVKEIVDILGIDDEVKRLEAYDISNIHGFESVGSMVVFEDGKPKRSDYRKFRIKSVKGPDDYKSMEEVLTRRFTHALEEQKEMLIKKQDLSLGKFTRLPNLILMDGGKGQVNIALKVLDAMGLSIPVCGMVKDDKHRTRGIFYNNIEYNIDKDSEGFKLITRIQDEAHRFAIEYHRKLRSKNAIQSILDDIEGIGPKRRVNLIKYFGSVEKIKETTVDELEKVEGINRKVAQTIYDFFHN
- the feoB gene encoding ferrous iron transport protein B, whose translation is MKIALTGNPNSGKTTMFNALTGKIEHVGNWAGVTVEKKVAKLKSNLKSNKSEEVMVVDLPGAYSMSPFTSEESITSDFVKEENPDVIINVVDASNLNRSLFFTTQLLELGIPVVVALNKYDMVKRSGLIIDVPRLKNLLNCQVIETSALKESGLKELATSAIEYGKRKGGQVAPKIVEDDFEIKNKADAEKSDKMRFNFVNAITKKVEVRKVKSSNVTIADKADRIIAHKWLGIPIFGLILWAVFYISQTWLGPLLAGYLETGIEMLSNTVSGALESAGTNDFLNALIVDGIIGGVGAVIGFLPLIMVLFFLLSLLEDCGYMARVAVVMDRFFKKIGLSGKSIIPMVVGYGCAIPGVMATRTIKSERQKRMTAMLTPFIPCGAKAPIIGLFVAVFFPKASYMAPITYFVAITLIILVGLLVKRITKAETEVNYFMIELPEYRLPSIKRAILSMLDRAKGFIVKAGTIILVCNAAVFILQSFDFSLKLVGDEGVSSSMLATIAKPAAFLFIPLGFGIWQFAAAAVTGFIAKENVVATLAVCFALFGDNAEAALSTPGSDNVLIAAGGLTAVSALAYMFFNLFTPPCFAAIGAMNAEMGSKKWLWGAIGIQFGVGYTLALLVNQIGSLIVYGKPAEGFVASIIILIAVVILLITLIKRNKYEGVEGINQSRQQKEIA
- the hprK gene encoding HPr(Ser) kinase/phosphatase encodes the protein MYTVKLTKLVDKMKLKNLTPEVDIENIVINHSDINRPALQLAGFFDYFDSERVQIIGKVEVTYLEKMDKEARKEVLNTLFSRKIPCLILSRELEPFDDMLEMAIANNVPILQTKKTTSAFMAEIIRWLSVQLAPRISIHGVLVDVYGEGVLIMGESGIGKSESALELIKRGHRLVADDVVEIKKVSEQTLLGSSPDIIRHFIELRGIGIIDVKTLFGVESVKKIQNIDLVIKLELWNPEKEYDRLGLKEEYIEILGNKVICHSIPIRPGRNIAIIVESAAINHRQKQMGYNAASDLVNRVSGNLKRRNEERDIKR
- a CDS encoding FeoB-associated Cys-rich membrane protein, yielding MGNFIAAFIIILLVGLAIYKMYKDKKAGKKCSGCSNCPAQYNCQSKK